CCCTTTCTCATCTACGGCAACATAGGTATTTTGCTTGACAAAGCCGACATTAAGCTTTCCCGCCTTATTGATTTTGGTCAAATCAGCCGCGCCGGGGATAAAAGCCGTAGGCATACCCATTTTTTTCAGTACTTCGTTCAAATAGATTTCGTATTCAAGGGTAAAACGAGGTAAGCCAATAGAAAGATTATCAACTTCTTTCAGGCTCTGTTGCAGTTGGTTCCATTCACCGGCTGTAAGTTTTGTCACCAGTTCATTGACCCCTTTGGTGCCTGTCGGAACCAATACCGTCATGGTGTAGCGGCCATTTCCGTAGGGAAGTTCATACGCAAAATACCCGTCACGATTGGCAAACGAAATTTTGCTTTTCATCTGCATCATCTTGACATTTTTGGTTTGATTACCGTTTAGTTGAAAAGGATAATCCATCGTCTTTTTCTCGTCAAAGCTTGTGGTCCAATCACCTTTAAAATACAGGGCATTCATCAAAAACAGCACCATTTGCGGTTCGATTTGGTCCAGCACTTTTTTGATCTTACCGTTTGTTTTATTGCTTGCCCACGTATTGAGGGGTGTGGCGTCTGAGCCGCTGAAGGAAGACGATTCAGCCTTAAAAGAATTTTTTAAGATGGACACAAATTCAGTTTCGGGCTGGAACGTATCCCGATTCCATACCGAATTGGCCAACCCTAACGTAACTTTCGGGTCGGCTTTGGGCAATCCCTCAATAAGTTTTAAATACGAGGCATTGGCGTCTGCCAACGAGATTCCGTTCAGTTTCAGCGTTTTCTGAATCTCGTCGGCCGTTTGTCCATTCGCACCGTTAACGAGCATCCCGAGTGCCATGTGCAGGCTCAGGGGGGATACAAATACGTTTTTGCCGGGAGCTTCTTCCTCGTTGAGCCGTTTGAAAAAATCAAAGGCGAAGTCGTCAGTACGACCGGCAAAATTCTCAGGGATTTTTACCTCTTCTCCCGCCGGAGAAGGGGTGTCAGAGCTGCAACCCAATGCTGCCCAAAGCAGCATAATAGTAGCGGCAATGACCAATACACATTGAAAAAAGGAAGAGGTTCTCATGGTTAAAGCTGTTCTTGCAATAGGTGTCATAGCTGTTTTTTTTAATGTAAACTAAGGCTATGACGTTAATGGTTTACTAACGGTTGGAACGTTAAAAATATTTTTAGAATCTCGTGCAACCTTCATGCCGGGGATTTGCATCTACCTATTGAAACAGCCTGATTATGGTCAAAATTTTACAACTGTTCACGAACGAAGCCCAATTGGTAAAAGCTCTGCAAAAGGGAGATGCCAAGGCACAGCGTCATCTGTACGAAAAGTACTCGGCGCGGTTGTTGGCGGTGTGTGTACGGTACATAAATGATAAAATGGAAGCGGAAGATGTGATGATTGAGGGATTTATGAAAATTTTTGACCGCATCGACCAATTTAAAAGTGAAGGCAGTTTTGAGGGATGGATGCGTCGATTGATGACCAATGAAGCC
Above is a window of Runella slithyformis DSM 19594 DNA encoding:
- a CDS encoding serpin family protein, yielding MRTSSFFQCVLVIAATIMLLWAALGCSSDTPSPAGEEVKIPENFAGRTDDFAFDFFKRLNEEEAPGKNVFVSPLSLHMALGMLVNGANGQTADEIQKTLKLNGISLADANASYLKLIEGLPKADPKVTLGLANSVWNRDTFQPETEFVSILKNSFKAESSSFSGSDATPLNTWASNKTNGKIKKVLDQIEPQMVLFLMNALYFKGDWTTSFDEKKTMDYPFQLNGNQTKNVKMMQMKSKISFANRDGYFAYELPYGNGRYTMTVLVPTGTKGVNELVTKLTAGEWNQLQQSLKEVDNLSIGLPRFTLEYEIYLNEVLKKMGMPTAFIPGAADLTKINKAGKLNVGFVKQNTYVAVDEKGTEAAAVTTIGVELTSLPQTYYADRPFVFIISEKSSDTVLFMGKMVNPS